AGCACGCATCCGTTGCCCAAGAGACAAGGTACGAACAGGGTCTTTGATAAAATCTTGCAGCTCCAAGACTTCGTTGAGAAAATCCATTCGCTTTTGAAATTGTTTTTCTGGGACATCATAGATTTCTTTGAGCACACTGTAAGTTTCTTGAAGGGCTAAATCCCACCAGAGTTGAGTGCGCTGACCAAAAACAACACCAATTTCTTTAACGTATTCGGTGCGATTTTCTTGAGGAATTTTGCCATTAATGCGGCAAGTCCCCGAAGTTGGTGTAAGGATTCCTGTTAACATCTTAATTGTGGTGGATTTTCCTGCACCATTTGCTCCTATAAAGCCCATAATTTCACCTTTTGGAACTTCAAAACTCAAATCTTTCACCGCTTCAAAAACTTCATATTCGGGCTTGAAAAGGGATTTGACAGAACCGACTAATCCCGCTTGTTTAATTGTTTTTTTAAAATTTTTTTGGAGGTGTTCAACACTTATCATTTCCATCATTTGCTCCTTAAGATCGGTTTTGACAATTATGTCAAAACCTGACATACGTAGTATATCAGGTTTTGTAACCGCAATCAAATTATTTTAAGATCAATTAAAGTTATTTAGATTTACGTCAGCATTTTCTCTAATTAACTTGATTCGCACGTGATTTCGTCAGTATTTTCTCTAACAAATAAAAAAACAGCCTCTTAATGACTGCTTCTTTCACACTGATTTTCTTGCATTTTCAAGCAATATTGCCAATCGAGCACCCGTAAATCATTAAATCGTGCTTGCCATTTGGCAACCTTAGCCTCATAAAGTGCTTGATGATTGTCCATCTGAAGAATTGGGCGGATGGTTTTAGTAAAAATATCTTTCAGTCCATAAGGGGCAAAAAGTTTGATTTCCTTAGAATTTCCGGTAATTCCAACCGCATGAACTGTTGCTATCCAACGTTCTATTGCATTTTCGCTATCTTGGTAAGGGACTTTTGAGCCGCCATGCCAAAGGTGCATGAAAGCTTCGTTGTGGACATCAAAAAGATAAGGAAATTTTTCTGACAAATTTTTTTCCAGTAATTTATCCTTGTTTTTGGCCGCTTCCAAACTCATTTCGGCATCAAAATAAATCAAATCAATATCGTGAACTCCCGTCATCGCTGGTTTTTCATCCATGATATTCCAAACCGTCTGAAAAATACAACCCGCCGCAAGATACCAATTTTTGAGTTGAAGTTGAGCAACGCTGTCTAAAATTTGCATCAATTCTTGATTTTCTTTGAGCAAAGCAATGAATTTCTCCTCATTTTTCATCTTTTTGCCCTTTATTTGAAAATCAAATGGAAAATTTTAGGAAGAAAAATGAATAATCCAGTAATGACAGCAAAAGCAGAAATCATCAGAACCGCACCTGCTGCCATATCCTTAGCGCGTTTTGCGCGCATATGAAACTGATAATCCGCAGCCAAGTCAACCACATTTTCAATAGCCGAATTGAATAATTCGCCCATAAAAACAAGAAAAATAGACAGCAACAAAAAGAGCCACTCAAATTCCGAAATTTGAAAAACTAACCCAGCAATAACGGCCAGCAAAGCGGACAAGGCGTGTTTGCGCATATTTCGCTCTTGCTGAAAAGCTGTGACAATTCCCGAAAGCGCAAACTCAAAACTCGAAATAAAATTCGCATTTTTCCAACGATCCCGCTCGTTTTTAATCGGCGTTTTTCCCTTGCCAAAGTCTTTCTTTTTAAAAACTTTAAAATCTTTATCGTGTGAGTCCATAGGCGGTCAAAATCTCCTCTTGCAAGCCAAACATCTCCGCTTCTTCTTCTGGCGTATAGTGGTCATAACCATTGATATGCAAGAAGCCATGCACTGCAAGCCAGCCATACTCCCGCTCAATAGAGTGGCCATAGTCAGCGGCCTGTTCAGCAGCTTTGTCAATCGAAATAAACAATTCACCAATAAATGGATCCATTTCTGCCAACAATTCTTCAGGAACTTCCATCTCTTCGTCAAAGAAAAATTCTGAATCATCGGGTTTGTATTCTAATGAAATCACATCCGTTGGTCGATCCGTTTGGCGATATTCCAAATTTAACTCGTGTGAGCGCGCATTATCTACAAAAGTCACTGCCATTTCCGTGGCTTCTTTGAGTTGCAATTTTTGAGCCGCAAAAGCCAAAAGCTCTTCCGTTTGCTTCATGATTTCTGCGGGCAACTTTCCTGTTTCATCAACTAATTCTACGTACATTTGTTTTCCTTTATTTTCTGACTGACTGTTTTCGTCAGCATTTTCTCTGCTTGTTTTTACACAAAAATAATTACGTCAGCATTTTCTCTGTCTATTTTCACACAAAAATAGTTGCGTCAGCATTTTTTCGCCAACATTTCCTGAGCAAAATGCAAAATTGGCCCCCGTGTAGCTTGCGAAATTTCATCAGGTAATTCATCAAAGGCAAACCAGCGACAATCCACAACTTCAGCTTGCTCTAGTACCATCTCTCCTGAAAAATCTTTGCAAATAAAGACGGTGTCAACAATATGCACCTCGTCACCATTCGGATAAAAGAAATGCTGATCAGGCCCTGAGGCAACAGTGTAAAGCGTCATTTTATCCGCTGTCAAACCGACCTCTTCAAACAATTCCCGTTTTGCCGCCTCTTCCACACGTTCATTCGGCTCAACAGAACCCCCATGATAGCACCAAGTCCCATTGTCTGCCCGCTTTTGCAACAAAATTCCACGCTGTTCATCGTAAATAATCACACTGGCGCAAGCAATTACCATTGGCACATGACCAATTTTTTCCCGCAAACCCATGACATAACCCTCAGCCATTTTCATCTCCTTTTTCATGACAAACCGCTTCAATCAAATGCCCATCTGGGTCAAACAAGTAGCACGCATAATAATTTGCCTCCTGTTGCGCTGGCGCAGAATGTAATCTAGCACCCAACTCAACTCCAACTTGCCAAAATTCCTCGACTTGTGCGCGCGAATTTGCCATGAATGCAAAGTGAATCCGTTTCACCTTGCCTTCTCCCAACCAAATATAATTTTTTTCATCGCCAAAAATAGCCCCGAACGCATCTTGCGAGCGCAAAGCAATCTCAAGCGGTGCCAAAATTTCCTTGTAAAACTCAATCGAACGCGATAAATCCCTGACCCTGACATCTAAATGATCAAGCATTTTCCGCTTTAGCCTCATAAGCTTTAATAATCTCAGCCACCACAGGATGGCGTACCACATCTTTCGCCGTGAAATAAACAAAGTCAATTGATTTGAGTGGACTCAGCTTTTCTCGTGCGTCAACCAGACCAGATTTTACTTTGTTTGGCAAATCGATTTGCGAAATATCACCATTGACAATCATTTTCGAATTAAAACCTAAGCGCGTCAAAAACATTTTCATCTGCATCGTTGTCGTATTCTGCGCCTCGTCCAGGATGACAAAAGCATCGTCAAGCGTTCGACCACGCATATAAGCCAGCGGCGCAATTTCAATAATCCCCCGCTCCATCATTCGCTCAGTCGCCGTCTTGCCCAAAATTTGAAACAAGGCATCATAAACCGGACGCAAATAAGGATCAACCTTTTCTTGCAAATCCCCTGGCAAGAATCCCAAACTTTCACCCGCTTCAACCGCAGGTCGCGTCAAAATAATTCGCTTAACCACACCATTTCGCAAAGCCTGTACCGCCATCACCACCGCAAGGAACGTTTTACCCGTCCCTGCCGGCCCAATACCAAAGACGATATCATGATGCTTGACCGAGTCTACATAAGTTTTTTGCACAAGATTTTTCAGCCGGATTGGCTTACCCAGTGCATCTTTGGTTAATTCAATCTCATAAAGTGCCGTAAAATTCTCAATATCATCATTTAACACCATTTTTATAGCAATAATAACATCAGAAGTATGAACAGGGACTCCTCGCCCCACCAAAACTTGTAAAGCCTGCAAGGCCTTACGCGCCTTTTGTGCTGTTGCTTCATCTTCCGCAAAAATCTGTACCATTTCGCCTCGGTAATTTACCTCAACACCAAGTTGCGTCTCAATTAATTTCAAGTACTTATCTTGAACACCAAAAATAAGACTGGCATCTTCAGGATTTTCTAATTTAAACTCAAGTGAACTTTTATTCAAATAAATGATCTCCATCTAACTTGTTTTTCTACATTATATCACATTTCAAATTTTAAGATAAATCTCATCTCCCTCTGAGCTCATTTTTATAAATAATCTCCTATATGTTAAAGAAAAAACAAAAAAGCCTGTCAAAGACAGACTTCAAAATTCTTATTTAGCCACTACTGGATAAACAGATACGTGTTTTTTACCACGTTTCATTTCGAATTTAACAGTTCCTTCGATTTTAGCGAAGAGAGTATCGTCGCCACCACGGCCAACGTTAGTACCTGGATGGATATGTGTACCACGTTGACGGAAAAGGATTGAACCGCCGCTTACAAGTTCACCGTCAGATGCTTTAGCACCGAGACGTTTAGCTTGTGAGTCACGTCCATTGGAAGTAGAACCCCCACCTTTTTTGTGGGCGAAGAGTTGCAGATTAAGTTCAAGCATGTTATTGCCCTCCATTTTCAAATTTAAGTGTAATGTACTGACCATAATTTTTCTCAACAGCTTTCATCGCATTTGCGAAAGCTTCGAGTAAAACTTGAGCCAATACGCCTTGTTTTTCAGGTGTGCTCAAAGGGATTTCAACATATAAATAGCCATCTTCCATCTGGGTTACAGGTTTAATGCTTGCCATATCGTAGATGTTATTTGCCGTTGTAATCGATAGAACGCTGACTGCCGCACAGACCACATCGTGTCCATACTCACCAGATTCAGCATGTCCTGAGATTTCATAAGAAACAATTTTGTCTCTTTTTGTCCTGATACAAGCTTCAATCATAATTAAGCGTTAACTGATTTGATAACAACTTTAGTGTAAGGTTGACGGTGACCTTGTTTACGGTGTGAATGTTTTTTAGGTTTGTATTGGAAAGTAACAACTTTCTTTTGCTTACCATGTTTTTCAACTTCACCAACAACAGTTGCGCCTTCAACGAGCGGTGCACCAACTTTAGTTGTTTCACCTCCGACGAAAATAACTTCATCGAAAGTAACGGTTTGACCAGCTTCAACATTGAGTTTTTCAACGTAGATTACTGAACCTTCTTCAACTTTAACTTGTTTACCACCAGTTTTGATGATTGCATAGTTTGACATTGTGATTCCTCCTTGTTAGATTTCATCGCTTTAAAGTCAAGCGATTGTTAGACTCGCCTCAGTTCGTGGGCTTGCGCCACTTTTACGAAAATTCGTGCGGTTGCACTTTATGAGATTTCACAAAGACAACTCCATAATTATATCACTCCTTCAGCATTATTTCAAGTCTTACCTTCCAAAAGTGTCACTTTTTTTCAAGATTTTCTTCATTGATCTCTTTTCCGACTTGATAAATCTTACGATTATTCCACAAAAGATTGATTAACGTATTAACTAAAAGCAATAACCATGCAAAACACAGACTAAAAGAAAGAATTTCAAAGGCTGTTAAAGTCAGGTAATGAATTGGATGCCACAAGATATAAGAAATCAAGATGAGTGCGACAATCAGATAGGACATTCGATAAAGATTACGGCCAGCTCTTGGCAAAAACCAGCGGATACCCAAGATTGAGATTGCCATAAAGAGGACAATTAATTGTGCAACCACATCATGGGCAATATGCATCCAACCACTATTGTTAGGAATTAAGCCCACCAAACCAATAGAAACTGCGCACAAGGTTAATAAGACTTGAAGGATGTTTTGACGCAAATGACTACCAATTTTTTGCCTCAATGAGACAAAAATATAATCAACCAAAGCTGCAAATAAAGCTGCCGAAACAATTAAAGTCAAGTTAAATTGCCAACTGGAATCAGAAGCTTGCGTACCTAACAAGCTAAAATTACGCTGCCACCAGTACTGGTTCCCATTCGTCGCCATACTTGACACAAATCCACCAATTGAGACGACTAAGAGCATATTAACCATAACATTTATCGAGAAGGTATCAACGACAAAAATCATGACATAGTTGATAATTCCTGAAAAAATCGCAAAAAGAAAAGTTGAAGTGAATAATCCGAAGCTTACTCCATAAAAAATTTGTCCCAAAAACCAAAAAAGTCCCATTGTTGCAAGGATGACAATCAATAAAACCGACACCGTCACTGTTGCAAAAGTTCTCCAGTAAATCCGTTGAGTCATTTGCCGATAAAAGGTTTTTCTCCGAGCAAAGTAAGCACTAATAAAAGTCAGCATCCCTAGAGCATTCGCAATAGTAATCACCGCTGTTGCCAAGGACTGATTACCCGATAAGGGAATCGCGTCTGGATGAGCAAAAAAGAAGGCAAACCCAAAGAAAATCAAAACCGAAATCAAAGTAGGAATGATAAACCAAGTTGCTGCTGTATCCGATTTTTCTGTATTGATTTTTCGCAAGGTAAAACTATCCTCAGCCAAATCAATCACTTCTATTTCTTCATTTTCTTTGAGTTGAAGCCTATCGTACAATTCTTTAGGTAAATAAATTTTACTCATTTGTCTCCTTCTTCATCTGTCCAGTCAATACGTAGGTGGTAGTCACCAATTTTCAAACCTTGTTGAGCAAGCTGGTAACTAATCTTGATTTTTTGTTGTTCAGGATCAATGCTTAGTGTCTGAGTTGAAAGAGAAAGTTCTCCTAAACCTTCGTAGTTGGTTACACTTGGATTTTCAGGGTGAAAATGCATTTTTACTGGCGGTGTGGAAAAACGGGTCATGGTGAGTGCCTGCTCATCGAATTTCAAAAGAATTTTTTCTCCAGTGGCATTTTGATACCTGAGCATAGTCGCTGAATTTCCTTTTTTTAATTCAACAGGATAACTTTCTTTGATCAATTCTTCTTGATGATCAATTTTTATTCGGTTTCTAATCGTTATTTTCATAAGCATATTTTACTACATTTTAAGAAATAATAAAAATATCGTACCAAGCTCTCTAGCTTAAGTAATAATAAGCCTCTGCATTTTAGCGTAAAATAAGGTATAATATAAAGAAATAAGGCTGAATTTGTTTGCTTGATTACTCCGTGTTTTTAAGTCCTTTTTAGCTAAAAAGGAGGTTTGCTTTGGAAAAAGTCTTTCGTGACCCGGTACACGACTATATTACCGTAACAGATTCTGTAATTTCAGAATTGATTGATACGGCTGAGTTTCAGAGGTTGAGAAGAATTAAGCAACTTGGAACTTCTAGCTTTACTTTTCATGGGGCTGAGCATACCCGCTTTTCACATTGTCTGGGCGTCTACCATATCGCAAGACGGATTACTGATTATTTTAGTCTGACTTTTCCTTTGGAATGGAATCCTGACGAAAATTTATTGACTCAATGTGCTGCTCTCTTGCATGATGTCGGTCACGGAGCCTACTCGCATACTTTTGAGGGCTTATTTGATACCGATCATGAGGCGATGACAAGAGAAATTATCACTTCTTCCTATACGGAAATCAATGCCGTTTTACGTAAAGTAGCTCCTGATTTTCCTGAAAAAGTAGCCTCTGTCATCTCGCACAAATATCCTAATCCGCAGGTTGTACAGTTGATTTCCAGTCAAATTGATGCTGACCGTATGGATTATTTATTGAGGGATGCTTATTTTACAGGAGCTGTGTATGGGCAATTTGATTTGACTTGGATTTTACGCGTTATTGTCCCTACGGAAAACGGAATTGCTTTTAAATATTCAGGGATGCACGCTGTTGAAGATTATATCGTAAGCCGTTATCAGATGTATATGCAAGTTTATTTTCATGCTGCTTCACGTTCTATGGAAGTCCTTCTCCAAAAGCTTTTGGCTCGTGCAAAAGTGCTCTATATTCAAAATCCTGATTATTTTGTTTTAAATAGTCCCTGTCTCGTTCCTTTTTTTGAACAAAAAGCTAATTTGCAGAATTATTTGCGACTGGACGATGGGGTAATGAACACTTATTTTCAAGCGTGGATGAATCATCCTGATTCGATTTTATCTGATTTGGCGACGGCTTACATCAATCGTCATTTGTTAAAGTCGATTAAGTTTGATCGAGACAAGGTGGGTGCTGAACAGTTGACCGTTTTGGCAGATTTGGTGGAAGCTGCTGGTTTTGATCCAGAGTATTATACGGGGATTCACAGCAACTATGATTTACCTTATGATTTTTATCGCCCAAGCTCGGAACGCCCTCGAACTGAAATCAAAATTTTACAAAACAATGGTTCATTGACCGAATTGTCCGCAATCTCGCCGTTGATTAAAAGTTTGACGGGTACGATTCATGGAAATAGTCGCTTTTATTTTCCAAAAATAATGTTGGAAAATCCTGATTTTAGTAAGCATATTGTGAATGATAGCTTTGTTGCTGAGGTGACAACGACGACTAAGAAGACTTCTGAGCAAGACAGCCAGCAACTTTTGCTTGATGAAACCATCAATAATGAACCTCTGGTCTGAGCTATCATTTGAAAAATAAAAAAGAACATTATTAGAAAGAGAAAACTATGATTAAACTTGTTGCTATTGACCTTGACGGAACTTTACTTGACCCTAATCGTCAGATTACACAGGAGGTCAAAACAGCGGTGGCTAAGGCTAAAGCTGTCGGTGTGAAGATCGTAATTACTACTGGGCGCCCTCTACCTGGCGTGATTGATATCCTTAAAGCACTTGATTTAACTGATCAAAGCGATTATGTAATTACTTATAATGGCGCGTTGGTTCAAAGAGCAACGGGCGAAGAATTTATCAAGGAAACCTTGAGTGCAGAGGATTGGCTTGATTTAGACGCCGCAGCCCGTAAAATTGGTTTGCCAATTCACGCTATTACTCGCGAAGGAATTTATACGTCTAATCGTGATTTGGGTAAATATACGGTTCAAGAAGCTCAAATGGTTAAAATGCCACTTTATTTCCGCCAACCTGAAGAAATTGCAGCGTTAGAAATTGCCAAAGTAATGATGGTTGATGAACAAGAGGCGCTTGACGATGGGATTGCTTACTTACCTTTTGAGTTTTTTGAGCGTTATAACATGGTCAAATCAACGCCTTACTATCTTGAATTTATGAATAAAAAAGCCAGCAAGGGCTCTGCTGTTAAACATTTGGCTGAAAAACTTTACCTAGATATGGATGAGGTCATGGCAATCGGTGATGAGGAAAATGACCGTGCAATGCTTGAGGTCGTTGGAAATCCTGTTGTGATGGAAAATGGTAAGGCTGAATTGAAAAAAATCGCCAAATATATCACAAAATCTAATGCTGAATCTGGTGTTGCCCACGCTATCAATGAATGGGTTCTTAAAGATTACGAACTTTAAGAAAACAATTGTAAACATAACAGATGACCCTTTGCTTTGAAAATGTTATAATCAGGTTATAGATAAGATTGACATTTTCTTACATAAGCGGAGGTATAAAATGAAAATTACATTTGATGAAAAAACAGCTGAAAAAATCAAAGCTTTCGGCGATGTAGATTTGGTCTTTGATTTTGATCACAGTTTGAGCGAAAAGCTTGAGGCAGTGGATGCTTGCGCAGGCGGAATTTCACGTTATCGGATTGTTGCCGTGGACAAGGGGACTGTTCCTGATGTTTTTGACGCTACGATTGATTCAGAATTTGGACCGATTTACTATAAAGCTTATGGGACTTACTTCTTCCAAGATGAAATGTCCACAGTGATTAACCCTTCTTACAACTTGATTGAGTTGCGAAGCACGGCTGAATTGCTCAGTTCAAATCTCTTGATTGTTGATTTTCGAGATAAAAAAACAGTTGTCGCTTAGGCAACATTTTCTAAATGAAAAAGACCTGATGGTCTTTTTTTAAATATCATAAAAGGGGTTGGTTGCTGCTTGGCTCTCAAAAATGGTCAAACTTGGCGCAAAGTCGCGAAGTTTATTGGCCACAAGCGGAATAAATGCTTGTTCAATATAGTGGCCTGGGTCAATCCCTACAAGCCCTGCCGAGAGCATATCATGACCAACGTGGTAATAAATATCTCCAGTAAGATAGGCGTCGGCGCCTTTTTCTACGGCCTTTTCCCAAAATTTGCCGCCCGATCCTCCACAAAGAGCTAGACGAGAAATTTTTTGATTCAAATCGTGTTCATAGGTCACCAAACGCAGGTGTTTTAAACCAAAGACCTGTTTGACTTGCTCACTCAACGCTAGAAGGCTGGTTGGCGCAAGATTTCCAATCCGCCCCACTCCTTCATCGTCATCTAAAATTTCAACATCACTTAGATTGAAAAGTTGACAAAAATAATCATTTAACCCACCGTTTACTACATCAATATTGGTATGACTGGTATAGACAGCAATCCCTGCGGCAGCTAAATCAAGAACTAATTTTTGTTGCTTATCTAAGCTTGTCAACGCGCTCAATGGACGAAAAATCAGGGGATGTTTCGCGATAATTAACTCAACACCCAATGCTTTCGCTTCTTGGACGGTCTGCTCTCGAATATCCAAAGTGACCAAAACTTTGGATAAGTTTTGGTGAGGATTGCCGACTTGCAAACCGACAGGATCTCCAGCTACGGCCAATTCTTTAGGACAAAATGTTTCATATTTTGCTAACAGTTCACTAATTTTCACTGGATAGCCTCCGTAATTTCGCTGATTTGCTGGAGAATTTGCTGACGCTTTTCTTTTTGCTCTTCTGGCAAACGTTCTAAAATTTTATGTAAGGTCGTTAGTTCTTTTTGCCATTTTTGCTGGAAAACTTCTGATTTTTCTTCTGACAAGATGGGGCCAAACATGAGAGATTTTGCTGACGGAACAGAGATTTTGCTGACGGAAATTTCTGAGGGCTCTGCAACGATAATTTCGTAAAATTTTCCAGCTTCTAGCAAGATTGCTTCATTTTTAATCATAAAGTGATGATCAAAAAGCCACTGACGTAAGCTATCCTCGTGATTATTTGGTTGCAAAATCAGCCGTTTTACTGGCGCTAATTTTTCCTGACCAGCATCAAGGATTTCCGAAATCAAAATTCCACCCATGCCAGCAATCACGATGGTATCAATCTGATCCGTCAGCTCAATTGCTGCTAGACCGCTGGCTAGTCTGACTTCAATCTGCTGCTGTAAATTCATTTCATTGACCTGATTTTGAGCAATTTCAAAGGGGCCTTTGACCACTTCGCCAGCAAGAGCAAAATTAATCTGCCCGCTCTGCACCAAATAAGTCGGTAAATAAGCATGGTCAGAGCCAATATCTGCAACTCTTGCCTGAGGAGCCACAAAACCTGCGACCATTTTCAAACGTTTCGAAAGTTTAATTTCATTCATTTTTTAAGTAGTTCTTTCCAAATTTACAATAATCAAGCACAGGACAGGCTGCACATTTCGGCTTTTTTGCGGTACAGTGGTAGCGGCCAAAGAAAATCAAATGATGGTGAGCTTGGATCCATTTTTCCTCGGGAATCATTTTCATCAATTTTTCTTCCACTTCTAAAACCGTGGCTTTTTGAGCAACAATATCCAAGCGCTTGGACACTCGCTCAACGTGGGTGTCTACAGCAATCCCTGGAATTCCGTAAGCTTCTGCCAATACAACATTGGCTGTCTTGCGCCCCACTCCGGGCAAGGTTTGTAATAATTTTTTATCTCTTGGTAAGTCAGGTAAGTCATCTTTAAACTCAGTGGTCAAAAGTTGTGCCGTCCGCAAGATGTTTTTGGCCTTCGTTTTGTAGAGTCCAATTGTCCTAATCAAGTTTTCGATGGCCACAAGGTCAGCTTGAGCCATTGCTTGTGCATCTGGAAATTCAGCGAACAAGGCAGGTGTCGCTTTGTTGACCCCTTTATCTGTGGCTTGCGCGGATAAAATCGTGGCCACGAGCAGCTGAAAAGGCGTTTCCCAATTGAGTTCGCCATGGGCTTGGGGAAACATTTCTTCAATAATTGTTAAAACTTCAAGATATTTTTTCTTACTTAACATAATTTTTATTCTGTTATCTAGCTATTCCAAGGGCCGTCTAAAGGGATATAGAAATCTTGTTGAGGCTGATTTTTCTTAGCTTCTTGTCGTTCTGATTGCCGTTCTTCAACAGCTTGGAGCGATTGAATCCCTTCATTTTTCCAATTGCGTAAGATGGCTTTGATATAATTAAGTGAAACCTTTCGATTGAGCACAGCTTCCCGGAGAGCCTGTTTGATAAGATTCATTTCATAATGATCTTCAAAAAGCCACGCACGTAGCTCTTCAAGTTGCACAGGTGAAATCATCCCCATTTCCGCTTCAAAAATGCTGACAAGCTCTTTGAGTTGCCCTTCACCTTCTTGATTTTTTTCTTCTGAAAGTGGCTGACTTTGCTGAGTTGAATGTGTCAATTCATCTAAGCGTTTGAACACAGGGCTGATGTCAAAAAAGGTTTCTGTTTCTCCGTCAATCTCAATCAACGTTACCTTCATTGCCCCAAATTTTGCCAAATGATCAATTGCTTGGTTGACTTCAGTTAGATTTTTTCCTGTCCGTGTCGCAATTTCACTTGGTGCAATTTCTCGATTTTCAAAAAAATAAAGCCACACTAAAAAATCAAAAGCCGAGGGAAAAAGTTGGCTAAAATGCGCCAAAATTAAACTGGGCAAAACCAAATGTCCTTTGCTATATTCATCGTAATAATCCATAAACCCATTATAACAAATCCACCGCAATTTTGCTGTGGAAAATTGTCTAAACTTGCTCCTCAAGACAACAAAAAAGCGCCGTAGCGCCTTTTATTTTTGTGTGTAGACAATTTTTCCATTGCAAATCGTGTATTTGACTTGACCGCGTACTTTTTGATTGATAAAAGGCGAATTTGTCGCTTTAGAATCAAATGTCTCTGCCACTTGATAATCATTTTCGCTATCAAATAAAACAATGTCCGCAGGACCATTTTCAGCCAAATAACCCGCATCAAACTGATAAAGATCCGCTGGATTAGTCGTCATTTTTTGCAATAACTCCATCAAAGTCAGATGTTTGGGTGCGACCAGATGCGTCAAACCAAGTTGTAATGAGGTTTCCAAACCAATCATTCCAGAAGGAGCTTGTTGGAGAGCGACAGCCTTTTCTTCATGAGTATGTGGGGCATGATCGGTTGCGATGATATCAATCGTTCCGTCTTGAAGTCCCAAAATGATTTTCTCAATATCTGTTTGCCGGCGTAAAGGCGGATTGAGTTTGGCGTTTGTCCCTTGCTCTAATACGGCTTGTTCAGTGATTGAAAAATGCTGAGGAGTTACTTCTCCAGTAATTTTCGCTCCCAATTTTTTAGCAAAGCGGACAAGTTCGACTGATTCGCCCGCTGACAAATGTTGCAAATGCAAACGCGCGCCTGTTTCATAAGCAATCATAGCATCTCGCGCAAGCATACTGTACTCTGATACAGTTGGCGCGCCTGTAAAGCCACATTGATGCGCCACTTCACCATCATTAACACCCAAAGTGCCGATAAGATTAGGATCCTCTTCATGAATCGATAAGAGACTATTGGTTTTTAGAGCTTTTTGCAGCGCTTGCCGCAAAACTCCAGCATTTGTCAAGGGAATCCCATCATCAGAAAATCCTACCGCCCCTGCTTCCAAAAGGGCTTCAAAGTCAGTCAAATTGCTCCCGTCAAACGCCTGAGTAATTGAACCCACCGCCTTGATGTGAATCGCCTCTTTTTGAGCTAACGCCAACGTTTCTTTAAGCACACCAGCTTCTGACAGGATTGGTTGAGTGTTGGCCATCATCACCACCGTAGTAAAACCGCCTGCTGCTGCTGCTTTGGCCCCTGTATGAATCGTTTCTTTGTGTGTCTGCCCAGGTTCACGGAAATGGACGTGGACATCAA
The DNA window shown above is from Lactococcus sp. S-13 and carries:
- a CDS encoding DnaD domain-containing protein encodes the protein MDYYDEYSKGHLVLPSLILAHFSQLFPSAFDFLVWLYFFENREIAPSEIATRTGKNLTEVNQAIDHLAKFGAMKVTLIEIDGETETFFDISPVFKRLDELTHSTQQSQPLSEEKNQEGEGQLKELVSIFEAEMGMISPVQLEELRAWLFEDHYEMNLIKQALREAVLNRKVSLNYIKAILRNWKNEGIQSLQAVEERQSERQEAKKNQPQQDFYIPLDGPWNS
- a CDS encoding dihydroorotase, with protein sequence MSLLIKNGRIIDPKSAYDQIADLLVEGDKIVKIGPNLTAPKAEVIDATGLVVAPGLIDVHVHFREPGQTHKETIHTGAKAAAAGGFTTVVMMANTQPILSEAGVLKETLALAQKEAIHIKAVGSITQAFDGSNLTDFEALLEAGAVGFSDDGIPLTNAGVLRQALQKALKTNSLLSIHEEDPNLIGTLGVNDGEVAHQCGFTGAPTVSEYSMLARDAMIAYETGARLHLQHLSAGESVELVRFAKKLGAKITGEVTPQHFSITEQAVLEQGTNAKLNPPLRRQTDIEKIILGLQDGTIDIIATDHAPHTHEEKAVALQQAPSGMIGLETSLQLGLTHLVAPKHLTLMELLQKMTTNPADLYQFDAGYLAENGPADIVLFDSENDYQVAETFDSKATNSPFINQKVRGQVKYTICNGKIVYTQK
- the nth gene encoding endonuclease III; this translates as MLSKKKYLEVLTIIEEMFPQAHGELNWETPFQLLVATILSAQATDKGVNKATPALFAEFPDAQAMAQADLVAIENLIRTIGLYKTKAKNILRTAQLLTTEFKDDLPDLPRDKKLLQTLPGVGRKTANVVLAEAYGIPGIAVDTHVERVSKRLDIVAQKATVLEVEEKLMKMIPEEKWIQAHHHLIFFGRYHCTAKKPKCAACPVLDYCKFGKNYLKNE
- a CDS encoding tRNA (adenine(22)-N(1))-methyltransferase, producing MNEIKLSKRLKMVAGFVAPQARVADIGSDHAYLPTYLVQSGQINFALAGEVVKGPFEIAQNQVNEMNLQQQIEVRLASGLAAIELTDQIDTIVIAGMGGILISEILDAGQEKLAPVKRLILQPNNHEDSLRQWLFDHHFMIKNEAILLEAGKFYEIIVAEPSEISVSKISVPSAKSLMFGPILSEEKSEVFQQKWQKELTTLHKILERLPEEQKEKRQQILQQISEITEAIQ